One window of the Zea mays cultivar B73 chromosome 3, Zm-B73-REFERENCE-NAM-5.0, whole genome shotgun sequence genome contains the following:
- the LOC103651417 gene encoding Protein trichome birefringence-like 38-like precursor, giving the protein MAAKQRHRQLPLLPLLAAAVAWSLLRAAAAAGTGTGTLGLRHKPARQHNSTRHGGGRRAQRGGAPGTGMASCNLFQGSWVYDDTLPMYDAAGCPFVEPEFDCQKYGRPDKLYLKYRWRPASCELPRFNGQDLLRRWKGKKILFVGDSISLNQWESLACMLRAAAPASSRVAYARGNPVSSVTFQDYGVSVAYYRSTYLVDIVEESVGRVLKLDSITGDAWLGADVLVFNTWHWWTHTGRDQPWDYVQDGGQVMKDMDRLTAFSKGMSTWARWVDSSVDTSRTKVYFQGISPTHYNGADWGEGSRSCAQQTQPVPGPAYPAGPVPAQAAVRAALAAMSKPVYLLDVTLLSQLRRDAHPSAYSGGHPGNDCSHWCLAGVPDTWNQILYASLLLA; this is encoded by the exons ATGGCGGCCAAGCAGCGGCACCGGCAGCTGCCACTCCTGCCCCTCCTCGCCGCGGCCGTCGCGTGGTCGCtactgcgcgccgccgccgccgcgggcacGGGCACTGGCACGCTCGGCCTCCGGCACAAGCCCGCGAGGCAGCACAACAGCACGCGGCACGGGGGAGGGCGGCGCGCCCAGCGTGGTGGCGCTCCCGGCACTGGCATGGCGTCGTGCAACCTGTTCCAGGGCAGCTGGGTGTACGACGACACGCTGCCGATGTACGACGCGGCGGGGTGCCCCTTCGTGGAGCCGGAGTTCGACTGCCAGAAGTATGGCCGGCCCGACAAGCTGTACCTCAAGTACCGGTGGCGCCCGGCGTCCTGCGAGCTCCCGAG GTTCAACGGGCAGGACTTGCTGAGGCGGTGGAAGGGGAAGAAGATACTGTTCGTGGGGGACTCCATCAGCCTGAACCAGTGGGAGTCGCTTGCGTGCATGCTGCGCGCGGCCGCGCCGGCGTCCTCCAGGGTCGCCTACGCCAGGGGCAACCCCGTCTCCAGCGTCACGTTCCAG GACTACGGGGTGTCGGTGGCCTACTACCGGAGCACCTACCTGGTGGACATCGTCGAGGAGTCCGTCGGCCGGGTGCTCAAGCTCGACTCCATCACCGGCGACGCGTGGCTCGGCGCCGACGTCCTCGTCTTCAACACGTGGCACTGGTGGACGCACACCGGCAGGGACCAACC GTGGGACTACGTCCAAGACGGAGGGCAGGTGATGAAGGACATGGACCGGCTCACGGCCTTCTCCAAGGGGATGTCCACATGGGCCAGGTGGGTCGACTCCAGCGTCGACACCTCCAGGACCAAGGTCTACTTCCAGGGCATCTCGCCGACCCACTACAA CGGAGCCGACTGGGGCGAGGGCTCGCGGAGCTGCGCGCAGCAGACGCAGCCGGTCCCCGGGCCGGCGTACCCCGCCGGCCCCGTCCCGGCGCAGGCCGCCGTGCGGGCCGCGCTGGCCGCCATGTCCAAGCCGGTGTACCTGCTCGACGTCACGCTGCTGTCGCAGCTCAGGCGGGACGCCCACCCCTCGGCCTACAGCGGCGGCCACCCGGGCAACGATTGCAGCCACTGGTGCCTCGCCGGCGTGCCGGACACGTGGAACCAGATCCTCTACGCGTCGCTCCTCCTGGCATAG